From Ictidomys tridecemlineatus isolate mIctTri1 chromosome 2, mIctTri1.hap1, whole genome shotgun sequence, the proteins below share one genomic window:
- the Paxip1 gene encoding PAX-interacting protein 1 isoform X1 codes for MSDRAPEVPEEMFREVKYYAVGDIDPQVIQLLKAGKAKEVSYNALASHIISEDGDNPEVGEAREVFDLPVVKPSWVTLSVQCGALLPVNGFSPESCQIFFGITACLSQVSSEDRSTLWALLTFHGGSCQLNLNRKCTHLVVPEPKGEKYECAVKRAGIKVVTPDWVLDCVSGKTRKDEAFYHPRLIIYEEEEEEEEEEEEEEVENEEQDSQNEGSTEKSSPASSQEGSPSGDQQFSPKPSTEASKGELMFDDSSDSSPEKQERNLNWTPAEVPPLAAAKRRLPQGKEPGLINLCANVPPVPGNILPPDVRGNLMASGQNLQSSERSEMIATWSPAVRTLRNITNNADIQQVNRPSNVAHILQSLSAPTKNLEQQVNHSQPGHANANASAVLFSQVKGAPETHMLQPPQPQQQQHPVLHLQPQQIMQLQQQQQISQQPYPQQPPHPFSQQQQQQQVHQHQFPQQQLPFPQQQLHPQQQLHRPQQQLQPFQQQHALQQQLHQLQQHQLQQQQLAQLQQQQHNLLQQQQLQRLQQQQQQQQQQQMQNQTAQHLSQASQALQHQVPPQQPPQPPPPPPQHQQQQLFGHDPAVEIPEEGFLLGCVFAIADYPEQMSDKQLLATWKRIIQAHGGTVDPTFTSRCTHLLCESQVSSMYAQAIRERKRCVTAHWLNTVLKRRKMVPPHRALHFPVAFPPGGKPCSQHIISVTGFVDSDRDDLKLMAYLAGAKYTGYLCRSNTVLICKEPTGLKYEKAKEWRIPCVNAQWLGDILLGNFEALRQIQYSRYTAFNLQDPFAPTQHLVLNLLDAWRVPLKVSAELLMGGRLPPKLKQNEVASVQPSSKRARIEDLPPPTKKLTPELTPFVLFTGFEPAQVQQYIKKLYILGGEVAESAQKCTHLIASKVTRTVKFLTAISVVKHIVTPEWLEECFKCQKFLDEQNYILRDAEAEVLFSFSLEESLKRAHVSPLFKAKYFYITPGICPSLSTMKAIVECAGGKVLAKQPSFRKLMEHKQNKSLSEIILISCENDLHLCGEYFARGIEVHNAEFVLTGVLTQTLDYESYKFN; via the exons cctTCGTGGGTGACTTTGTCCGTACAGTGTGGAGCTCTTCTGCC AGTCAATGGATTTTCTCCAGAGTCATGTCAGATTTTTTTTGGAATCACTGCCTGCCTTTCTCAG GTGTCATCTGAAGACAGAAGCACCCTGTGGGCTTTGCTCACGTTCCATGGCGGGAGCTGCCAGCTGAACCTCAACAGGAAATGCACACACTTGGTCGTGCCAGAGCCAAAGGGG GAGAAGTACGAGTGTGCTGTGAAGCGAGCCGGCATCAAGGTCGTGACTCCCGACTGGGTCCTGGACTGCGTATCTGGAAAGACCCGGAAGGATGAGGCCTTCTACCACCCTCGCCTGATCAtctatgaggaggaggaggaggaggaggaagaggaggaggaggaggaggtggagaacgAGGAGCAGGACTCACAGAATGAGGGCAGCACGGAGAAGTCCAGCCCGGCCAGCTCCCAGGAAGGCTCTCCTTCCGGGGACCAGCAGTTTTCACCCAAACCCAGCACCGAGGCGTCCAAAGGGGAACTGATGTTTGATGACTCTTCAGATTCGTCACCTGAAAAGCAAGAGCGGAACTTAAACTGGACCCCGGCGGAGGTCCCTCCGCTGGCTGCTGCGAAGCGCAGGCTGCCTCAGGGAAAGGAACCTGGGCTCATTAACTTGTGTGCCAATGTCCCGCCCGTCCCAGGTAACATTCTGCCTCCTGATGTCCGGGGTAACTTAATGGCTTCTGGACAGAATCTCCAGAGTTCTGAAAGATCAGAAATGATCGCTACTTGGAGTCCAGCTGTGCGGACATTGAGAAATATTACTAATAATGCTGACATTCAGCAGGTTAACCGACCATCAAATGTAGCACAT ATATTACAGTCCCTTTCAGCACCCACAAAAAATCTAGAGCAGCAGGTGAATCACAGCCAGCCAGGACATGCCAACGCCAACGCCAGTGCTGTGCTGTTTAGCCAGGTGAAGGGCGCTCCAGAGACACACATGCTGCAGCCGCCCcagccacagcagcagcagcacccagTTCTGCACCTCCAGCCCCAGCAGATCAtgcagctgcagcagcagcagcagatctCCCAGCAGCCTTACCCCCAGCAGCCGCCACATCCCTtctcacagcagcagcagcagcagcaagtgCATCAGCACCAGTTTCCTCAGCAACAACTACCGTTTCCACAGCAACAGTTGCATCCTCAGCAGCAGCTACATCGCcctcagcagcagctgcagccgTTTCAGCAACAGCATGCCCTGCAGCAACAGTTACACCAGCTGCAGCAGCACCAACTGCAACAGCAGCAGTTAGcacagctgcagcagcagcagcacaacCTGCTACAGCAGCAGCAGCTACAGcgcctgcagcagcagcagcagcaacagcagcagcagcagatgcagaATCAAACAGCACAACACTTGAGCCAGGCCTCCCAGGCGCTCCAGCACCAGGTTCCACCCCAGCAGCCTCCGCAGCCcccgccacccccaccccagcatcagcagcagcagctttTTGGACACGACCCAGCAGTGGAGA TTCCAGAAGAAGGCTTCTTACTAGGATGTGTGTTTGCAATCGCGgattatccagagcagatgtctGATAAGCAGCTGTTGGCTACCTGGAAAAGG ATAATCCAAGCACACGGTGGCACTGTGGACCCCACGTTCACCAGCCGCTGCACACACCTCCTCTGTGAGAGCCAGGTCAGCAGCATGTATGCGCAG GCGATCAGAGAGAGAAAGCGGTGTGTCACTGCGCACTGGCTGAACACGGTgctgaagaggaggaagatggtGCCGCCTCATCGGGCCCTTCACTTCCCAGTGGCCTTCCCCCCCGGGGGAAAGCCCTGCTCCCAGCAT ATTATCTCCGTGACTGGATTTGTTGACAGTGACAGGGACGACCTGAAGCTAATGGCGTATTTGGCAGGTGCCAAATACACAGGGTACCTGTGCCGGAGCAACACAGTGCTCATCTGTAAAGA accaaCTGGTTTAAAGTATGAAAAAGCCAAAGAGTGGAGGATCCCGTGCGTGAACGCCCAGTGGCTGGGGGACATCCTGCTGGGGAACTTCGAGGCCCTGCGGCAGATCCAGTACAGCCGCTACACAGCCTTCAACCTGCAGGACCCCTTCGCGCCCACTCAGCACTTGGTTCTGAATCTGCTGG acgCTTGGCGAGTCCCCCTGAAGGTGTCGGCAGAGCTGTTGATG GGTGGAAGGTTACCTCCCAAACTGAAGCAGAACGAAGTCGCCAGTGTCCAGCCTTCTTCCAAAAGGGCCAG GATTGAAGATTTACCGCCTCCTACTAAAAAGCTGACTCCAGAGCTGACCCCGTTTGTGCTCTTCACAGGATTCGAGCCTGCCCAGGTTCAGCAGTACATTAAG AAGCTCTACATCCTTGGCGGGGAGGTTGCTGAGTCTGCGCAGAAGTGCACCCACCTCATCGCCAGCAAGGTGACGCGTACTGTGAAGTTCCTGACGGCCATCTCTGTGGTAAAGCACATCGTGACGCCGGAGTGGCTGGAAGAGTGCTTCAAGTGTCAGAAGTTCCTTG ATGAGCAGAACTACATCCTTCGAGATGCTGAGGCTGAAGtccttttctctttcagtttgGAAGAGTCACTAAAACGAGCACACGTTTCCCCGCTCTTTAAG gCAAAATATTTCTATATCACCCCTGGAATCTGCCCAAGCCTTTCAACTATGAAAGCGATCGTGGAGTGTGCTGGAGGGAAAGTCCTGGCCAAGCAGCCGTCCTTCCGGAAGCTCATGGAACACAAGCAGAACAAG AGCCTGTCGGAGATCATCTTGATATCCTGTGAAAACGACCTGCACCTGTGTGGAGAGTACTTTGCCCGCGGAATAG AGGTGCACAACGCGGAGTTTGTCCTCACTGGGGTGCTCACGCAGACGCTGGACTATGAATC GTATAAATTCAACTGA
- the Paxip1 gene encoding PAX-interacting protein 1 isoform X2, whose protein sequence is MSDRAPEVPEEMFREVKYYAVGDIDPQVIQLLKAGKAKEVSYNALASHIISEDGDNPEVGEAREVFDLPVVKPSWVTLSVQCGALLPVNGFSPESCQIFFGITACLSQVSSEDRSTLWALLTFHGGSCQLNLNRKCTHLVVPEPKGEKYECAVKRAGIKVVTPDWVLDCVSGKTRKDEAFYHPRLIIYEEEEEEEEEEEEEEVENEEQDSQNEGSTEKSSPASSQEGSPSGDQQFSPKPSTEASKGELMFDDSSDSSPEKQERNLNWTPAEVPPLAAAKRRLPQGKEPGLINLCANVPPVPGNILPPDVRGNLMASGQNLQSSERSEMIATWSPAVRTLRNITNNADIQQVNRPSNVAHILQSLSAPTKNLEQQVNHSQPGHANANASAVLFSQVKGAPETHMLQPPQPQQQQHPVLHLQPQQIMQLQQQQQISQQPYPQQPPHPFSQQQQQQQVHQHQFPQQQLPFPQQQLHPQQQLHRPQQQLQPFQQQHALQQQLHQLQQHQLQQQQLAQLQQQQHNLLQQQQLQRLQQQQQQQQQQQMQNQTAQHLSQASQALQHQVPPQQPPQPPPPPPQHQQQQLFGHDPAVEIPEEGFLLGCVFAIADYPEQMSDKQLLATWKRIIQAHGGTVDPTFTSRCTHLLCESQVSSMYAQIISVTGFVDSDRDDLKLMAYLAGAKYTGYLCRSNTVLICKEPTGLKYEKAKEWRIPCVNAQWLGDILLGNFEALRQIQYSRYTAFNLQDPFAPTQHLVLNLLDAWRVPLKVSAELLMGGRLPPKLKQNEVASVQPSSKRARIEDLPPPTKKLTPELTPFVLFTGFEPAQVQQYIKKLYILGGEVAESAQKCTHLIASKVTRTVKFLTAISVVKHIVTPEWLEECFKCQKFLDEQNYILRDAEAEVLFSFSLEESLKRAHVSPLFKAKYFYITPGICPSLSTMKAIVECAGGKVLAKQPSFRKLMEHKQNKSLSEIILISCENDLHLCGEYFARGIEVHNAEFVLTGVLTQTLDYESYKFN, encoded by the exons cctTCGTGGGTGACTTTGTCCGTACAGTGTGGAGCTCTTCTGCC AGTCAATGGATTTTCTCCAGAGTCATGTCAGATTTTTTTTGGAATCACTGCCTGCCTTTCTCAG GTGTCATCTGAAGACAGAAGCACCCTGTGGGCTTTGCTCACGTTCCATGGCGGGAGCTGCCAGCTGAACCTCAACAGGAAATGCACACACTTGGTCGTGCCAGAGCCAAAGGGG GAGAAGTACGAGTGTGCTGTGAAGCGAGCCGGCATCAAGGTCGTGACTCCCGACTGGGTCCTGGACTGCGTATCTGGAAAGACCCGGAAGGATGAGGCCTTCTACCACCCTCGCCTGATCAtctatgaggaggaggaggaggaggaggaagaggaggaggaggaggaggtggagaacgAGGAGCAGGACTCACAGAATGAGGGCAGCACGGAGAAGTCCAGCCCGGCCAGCTCCCAGGAAGGCTCTCCTTCCGGGGACCAGCAGTTTTCACCCAAACCCAGCACCGAGGCGTCCAAAGGGGAACTGATGTTTGATGACTCTTCAGATTCGTCACCTGAAAAGCAAGAGCGGAACTTAAACTGGACCCCGGCGGAGGTCCCTCCGCTGGCTGCTGCGAAGCGCAGGCTGCCTCAGGGAAAGGAACCTGGGCTCATTAACTTGTGTGCCAATGTCCCGCCCGTCCCAGGTAACATTCTGCCTCCTGATGTCCGGGGTAACTTAATGGCTTCTGGACAGAATCTCCAGAGTTCTGAAAGATCAGAAATGATCGCTACTTGGAGTCCAGCTGTGCGGACATTGAGAAATATTACTAATAATGCTGACATTCAGCAGGTTAACCGACCATCAAATGTAGCACAT ATATTACAGTCCCTTTCAGCACCCACAAAAAATCTAGAGCAGCAGGTGAATCACAGCCAGCCAGGACATGCCAACGCCAACGCCAGTGCTGTGCTGTTTAGCCAGGTGAAGGGCGCTCCAGAGACACACATGCTGCAGCCGCCCcagccacagcagcagcagcacccagTTCTGCACCTCCAGCCCCAGCAGATCAtgcagctgcagcagcagcagcagatctCCCAGCAGCCTTACCCCCAGCAGCCGCCACATCCCTtctcacagcagcagcagcagcagcaagtgCATCAGCACCAGTTTCCTCAGCAACAACTACCGTTTCCACAGCAACAGTTGCATCCTCAGCAGCAGCTACATCGCcctcagcagcagctgcagccgTTTCAGCAACAGCATGCCCTGCAGCAACAGTTACACCAGCTGCAGCAGCACCAACTGCAACAGCAGCAGTTAGcacagctgcagcagcagcagcacaacCTGCTACAGCAGCAGCAGCTACAGcgcctgcagcagcagcagcagcaacagcagcagcagcagatgcagaATCAAACAGCACAACACTTGAGCCAGGCCTCCCAGGCGCTCCAGCACCAGGTTCCACCCCAGCAGCCTCCGCAGCCcccgccacccccaccccagcatcagcagcagcagctttTTGGACACGACCCAGCAGTGGAGA TTCCAGAAGAAGGCTTCTTACTAGGATGTGTGTTTGCAATCGCGgattatccagagcagatgtctGATAAGCAGCTGTTGGCTACCTGGAAAAGG ATAATCCAAGCACACGGTGGCACTGTGGACCCCACGTTCACCAGCCGCTGCACACACCTCCTCTGTGAGAGCCAGGTCAGCAGCATGTATGCGCAG ATTATCTCCGTGACTGGATTTGTTGACAGTGACAGGGACGACCTGAAGCTAATGGCGTATTTGGCAGGTGCCAAATACACAGGGTACCTGTGCCGGAGCAACACAGTGCTCATCTGTAAAGA accaaCTGGTTTAAAGTATGAAAAAGCCAAAGAGTGGAGGATCCCGTGCGTGAACGCCCAGTGGCTGGGGGACATCCTGCTGGGGAACTTCGAGGCCCTGCGGCAGATCCAGTACAGCCGCTACACAGCCTTCAACCTGCAGGACCCCTTCGCGCCCACTCAGCACTTGGTTCTGAATCTGCTGG acgCTTGGCGAGTCCCCCTGAAGGTGTCGGCAGAGCTGTTGATG GGTGGAAGGTTACCTCCCAAACTGAAGCAGAACGAAGTCGCCAGTGTCCAGCCTTCTTCCAAAAGGGCCAG GATTGAAGATTTACCGCCTCCTACTAAAAAGCTGACTCCAGAGCTGACCCCGTTTGTGCTCTTCACAGGATTCGAGCCTGCCCAGGTTCAGCAGTACATTAAG AAGCTCTACATCCTTGGCGGGGAGGTTGCTGAGTCTGCGCAGAAGTGCACCCACCTCATCGCCAGCAAGGTGACGCGTACTGTGAAGTTCCTGACGGCCATCTCTGTGGTAAAGCACATCGTGACGCCGGAGTGGCTGGAAGAGTGCTTCAAGTGTCAGAAGTTCCTTG ATGAGCAGAACTACATCCTTCGAGATGCTGAGGCTGAAGtccttttctctttcagtttgGAAGAGTCACTAAAACGAGCACACGTTTCCCCGCTCTTTAAG gCAAAATATTTCTATATCACCCCTGGAATCTGCCCAAGCCTTTCAACTATGAAAGCGATCGTGGAGTGTGCTGGAGGGAAAGTCCTGGCCAAGCAGCCGTCCTTCCGGAAGCTCATGGAACACAAGCAGAACAAG AGCCTGTCGGAGATCATCTTGATATCCTGTGAAAACGACCTGCACCTGTGTGGAGAGTACTTTGCCCGCGGAATAG AGGTGCACAACGCGGAGTTTGTCCTCACTGGGGTGCTCACGCAGACGCTGGACTATGAATC GTATAAATTCAACTGA